The nucleotide sequence GGATGTGTAGGACTCCCGGCGGGAATCCGAGATAAGCATGTCCCAGTCAAACACGCCGACATTGGTGATCGCCACTCGATAGAGATCAGGCTCCCACGCGGCCCCCGCGATAGCCAGATAGCCGCCGAAGCTGGCCCCCATTATGCCCAATTGATCCGGATCGGCGATACCCCCCTTAACCAGGGCGCGAACGGCATCGGTCACGTCATCGTGCATCTTACGAAATTCAAAACGGTCGTGTAGCGAGACCGCCGCTCGAAAGCCCGTCGACCCGCGGTAGTTGGGCTGCAGCACCGCGTAGCCCCGGGAAGCGAGAAACTGCACCTCCGGATCGAACCGCCAGTTGTCCCGCGCCCACGGACCACCATGGCCCAACACCATCAGGGGATAAGGCTTTTGGGCCTTGGGCCCGGTGGGCAACGTCAGGTAAGCCTGCAACTGCAGCCCGTCGCGCGCCTCGTAATTAAATGAAGCGGTCGGCGACAGCGGCTGCCCTTCCAGCCACGGCGCGGACGCCGCGATATGCTGGATCGCCCCCGTGCCGAGATCGGCGAGGAAGTATTGGCCCGGTTCGGTTGAACTCACCGCCGCGAAGATAACGCGCTGCTCATCCCGCGAACGATCAACCAGCACGATGTCGTAGCCGGCCAACGCCTCACTGATGCGGGCGTGCGCTTGCTCCAGCTTGTCATCGAACCAGACGGCATGCATGCGCACGCGGGAATAGACAATGGCCCGCAACGTCCGACCCGTCCGGTCGAGCACGAGTCGCGCGCCACGCAGATCGTAGTCCGAATCCTGATACACCTTTTCCCCAAAACGGCCGGCCGCCAAGTCGTAGTGCACGATTTCACTGCCTCCATCCGCGGTTTGACGCGCCACCCACGCCAACTGTCGGTCAGCGGCGATCGCGAGTATGGGCGTCGTCTCCAGGTCGAGACCGGACTCCGACCAAGTCTCCGCCTCCCGGTTTAGCACATAAGCCCGTTCGCTCCCGTCTTTGAAAACGGCCGCGAGCACGGGCTCTCCGGTCACATCGGCGAAATACGCCCGCAGCCGACCGGCCGGTGGCGGCGGATAGGTTTGCTTCACCGGATCGAAGTTGGAGCCAAAGGCCTTGTTCTTTCGATCGACGCTCGTGGTGTATTCGATCAACACTCCTTGGTCGCCGCCTGTGCGGGCGACCACCCGATTGCGCCGATCACGCGGGATGCTCACCAGTCCGAAGCCGCCTTCCGTGATGGCGGCGAGTCGGCCGGTGTCGCGATCGTAGACATACAGTCCGACTCCGTAGATTTTATCCTTCGTGAGAATGACCGCGAGTTGCGTGTCGTTCACCCACGAGTAACCGCCCACGTCGTAATTTTCGGTGCCAGCGACACCCTGCTTTTCTCCCGTAGCTAGATCGAGCACTTCCAGGCTGATCAGGTCATCATCATTGATGCGCTGGTAAGCAATGGACTGGCCGTTCGGGGACAGCTGGATGTTGGTAAACTCGGGCTTGCGCGCCAACCGCTTGGCCGGAATCGGTTGGGCAAAGGCGGTGGCCGCGATCAGCGAAACCAGGAGAAAGGGGATGAAAGATTTGAACATAACTATAACTGAAGACGGCAAGTCGGCCGTGATTAGGGTCGTCCTTCCACCAACATGACTTTGGGCGTTTGACGCACTCCCTCAATGGCGATGAAAAATCCGCCAAACGCTCCCGGATTAATGGTGACGGCTTTCCCGGCATCTTCCTGTGGGGACCAGTATTTGCCTTCGGTCACGCGCCAGATTTGACCGTTCTCCAGCACGAACTCCGTGCCGGGTTTCCAACCGCGAAACTCGTTTTTCAGCCGGGAACTCAGCGCCGCGTATTCAATCTTGGTGCCCGGAAGCAGCAGCACTTTGGCGCGCTCCAGAAATCCGGTATTATCGTTCTCACCGCTGTCGCCCCAGACGGCCTTGGCGGCGGAGACTTCGCTGCGCACTTCTGCCGTCGCGGCCGCCACCGCGACCTCGCTGCGACCCGCCACGTATCGTTCCACCGCCGCTTCCAAGGCGGCGATTTGGGCTTCGCTCAAACTAGCCAGACCAATGGCATCGCGCTCCGCGCGGGTGAGCCCGGCGGAAAAATCATGCGGGGGTGGGCTCGATTCGGCCATGACGGCCGTGATGCCCAGCAACAGAAAAGCGAAAAGGCGGATCGACGAAAGGAAGCGGTAAGGGGTCATGATAAAAAAGAAGCCGTGCCCCGTGTCAGGGGCACGGCTTGGAATTGCCAATGTGTTGACTTAGATCGCGCGATTAAAATTCGCGGGTGATCTTGGCATACCAGAAGGCCGGAGCCAAGTCGTTCACACCCGGGGTCGAGCCCGAAGCGTCGAAGCCGTCGAGGGGCGGATCTTCATTGAGCACGTTGTTCACGCCGAGCAGCAGCTTCGTCTTCTCAAAGCCGTTGTAGGAAACCGAAGCGTTGAGCGTGATCTGGGCCTTCACGTCGTAAACGAGGAAGAGCTCGTCATCGGCGGTGAAGATGTTGCCGAACGACAGGGAACGCGTGCGCTCGCCACGGTAAACCGCGAAGAGGCTGGTGCTCCAATCCTTGTAGGTCCAACCGAGGTTGGCGTTGCCGTTCCACTTCGGGGTCAGGTAGCCACCGACCTGCTCGGAGTCGTCGATGGTGTAGCTGTCGAGGTAGGTCGCGGAGACGCCAGCGGCGAAGCGGCCCATCGTGTCGGTGTCCCAATGGTAGGCGATGTTGAAGTCGTAACCCTTGTATTCAGACTCCGAGATGTTCGCGTAATCGTCGCGGATGAAGAGCACTTGATTCGTCGCAGGATCGCGCGCCACCTTGCCGGCAAACGTCGGGTTGCCCGCGAACTCTTCGGAGAGGAATTCGGCGTAACCGAAGAAGTCGGAGAGTTGGGCGAGTTGGTTCGACTGCTGGAAGTTGAAGTAGTCGACCGAAACGCTGAGTCCCTCGAGACGGCCTTCCGGCTCGAAGGAAACACCGAAGTAGTAGGTGTCGGTGGTCTCCGGCTTGAGGTTCGGGTTACCACCCGACTTGACCTGAATTTGGTCGATCTGCTGCTGCGTCACCGGATCGATGATCTGGTTGCTCGAGAACGTGGTCGTGCCCGAGTTGTAGAGGTAGGCCAAGTCCGGCGCCTTGAAGGATTCGGCGTAGGACGCGCGGAAGATCACCCATTCAAACGGACGGAACTTGATCGCGGCCTTCGGGCGAACCTTTTTGTCGAAGCCGTCGTCGGAATATTCCTCGTAACGACCGGCGAGTTGGAGCTCGAGCATCTCGTGCAGCGGAATGTTCGCCTCGGCGTAGAACGCGGTCAGGTCACGGTTGCCGAACGAGCTGGTGCCCTCGGAGCCGCCCAGGATGTTGCCGGTGGCGTTGAGATCGGTGGCAATGTCCTCGAAGTCTTCGGCCCGGTGTTCACCACCGAGGGCGAAGCCGACTTGGCCGGCGGGCAGATCCAACAGCGGACCGTCGAGACGGAAGTCGATGCCACGGTATTCGATGGTGGAGCTGTTCGGGTTGGCGACGGCGAGGAAATCGACGAAGTTTTGTCCGTTGAGACCGAACCAGTTGAAGTAAGCACGATCGGCTTGCGGCGTGGTCGGATCCCAGGTGAGGGAGCCGTCACCGAGCAACGTGAGACCGTTGAGGGCCTGCTGCATGCGGTAGTCGGGAATCGCGTTGCGAGAGATATTCGTAACGGAGTTCTTCGAATACATGAGACCGGATTCCCAGTTCCACTCTTCAAAGAAACCGCCCATGGCTTCGAAATCACCGCCGATGCCCACGAGGAAACGCGGCGTGTCGGACGTGACATCGTTGATGCGGTTGGGGAGCTCCACCATGCGGCGACGACCGTTGGTGATGTCCTCGTTCCACGGGTTGTAGGGATTATAGGCCGGGATGGTGAGCGGGTCACCCGGATCGAGACCGAGCGACGTTTCGATATCAACCGGCGTGGCGGCAGAGTAGACCACTACTTCGGAACGGCTGAAGGAGAGCTCGGCAAACACGCGGAGGTGCTCGTTGATCTCGTGCTCGATCGTGGTGAAGATGTTGAACCGCTGGTTGGGCGGGAACATGCCGTTGGTCTCGTTGTAGTTGTAGAGGTTGCGACCACCGATAGCGTTGGCCGGGTCCGGGTTGTTGGTCGGCGAGGCGAAGGTGAAGCGACCGCTCGACGTGAGCACGTCGCCGGGGAATCCGCGGCTGGAGCGATTGTCCCAGTAACCGTCATCGGTCGGGTTGGTCAGGCCGACGGCCGCGATGTATTCATCGATCGAATCGTAGCCGGCAGCGGCGACACCGCCGTCGTTGACTTCGTAGCGACCGTAACCAGCAGCGAGATCGGTTTTATCCGCATCCGCCGAGTAGGACAGATCGCGGGAAAACACCGCATCATTTTCCTCCCAGCTGATGCTGGTGAACATGGTGGTGTCGCGGCCCACGGTGCCAAAGGACAAAGCGGCCTTTTTCATGAGACCACCCGTGTCGAAGAAGTTACCCACTTGGAGGGAAGCCTCGGCGCCGACGTAGTTCTTCTTGAGGCGGAAGTTAACCACTCCGGCCACGGCGTCAGAACCGTAGAGGGCGGAACCACCATCCTTGAGGATGTCGAGTGACTCGATGGCGGCGTCCGGAATCGAGTTGAGGTCAAACACGGTCTGGAAGCCGTCGAAACCAGGCGAAGCGTAAGGCACGGCGCGACGGCCGTTGATGAGCACGAGCGTGCCGTTGTTGCCCAAGCCACGGAGATTGAAGCTGTTGACACCAGGGGTGAAGCTGGTGCCGGAATCGGTCGGGGTGAGCGCCTGGCCGTTGTTAAACGGGAGTGCGCGAACGGCGTCCGCGATGGTCGGGAAGCCCATGGCTTCGATGGAGCCTGCATTGAGCGAAACCACCGGGCTGGGGGTTTCGGCGTCGAGGCGTTTGATCCGGGAGCCGGTGACCTCGAACTTTTCGAGGACGATCTCTTCTTCGGAAGAGTCGGTGGATCCGCTGGTGCTTTGCGCGTATGCGACAGAGCTGCCGGTCACACCCAAGATGAGCGCAAGCGGCATCGCGAATCCCTTGAAGGGACGGATGTTCATAGTTCGTGTAGTTGTGTTGTGTAGTTGTCCAGAAACGGCGGCGAACCGCTGAATCTGGCGGCACGTAACTACCACGATTATCACTGCACAAGGATGAAGTTGCCTCGCAACTCGTTGTGATAAACCGGTTTAACCGATTCAATCTAAACAACCTAACATGAGGCATTTTCGAAATTGCGTCGGGCGATAACCGAGCCAACTCACACCTGAATGCGGCGCCAAACAGGTTGGAAGCGATCCGCTTCGTCTGCGTGGTAATCACCGTAAGATTTACGCACTCCGATCGGGCAAACGATCGTTGCTGGCAGCTCCTTCACCCCAACTCACCACCGGAAAGAAGCGATACTTGCCTTGCCTCCTCAAACGCATCTTACTCGCAATTATGCGAAGTGCCCCGATTCGAGTTCTGGCATGCCTTGTCCTCGCGTCAGTTTTCTTAACTGGATGCGTTTCAGAATCTTCGGCTCGTCGTCAATTTGATCGAGAACATTTCGAATATGTCCGGGTGACAGGATCCAATTTGCGTATCAAAGTCCGTAAAGGTGAGGTTCCCACCAACAGCGGCACGGTCGGCATGGGAACCATGGACTCGGCGGCAGTTCATGATTCGTTCGAGATTCCATTGGCGTCCACCCCGCCCGACGGTGGGTGAAACTCCAAAAATCACCTCATAACGGGTCGAGCGCCGAAGGAGGATGATTCGTTCTTCGTGACCCTCGGATCAAGCCGAACGACAACCGGTTTCACACTTCGGGGCGCAGTCGAAAAAATTTTCGCCAAAGTCCCAGTATATCAGCCTCGGATCGGGTGCGATAATCAGCGTGATTGTGGCATCGATGTTCGGATGAATTCAATTAACGCCGCCCGCCATCGATGAGTCGGCTCCGTCAAAGCACAAAAAAGCACCCGCCATTTACGGCGGGTGCGGGGAATTTCTAAAACTACGTCGGAAAGCTTAGAACTGTTGTTCGAGCTTCACGTAGAGGTAGCGGCCCAACGGGGAGTAGGAACGCTCCGAGTAGTTGTTCGAGAACGCGCCCGGAGTGGTGGGGGGCGGGTTGTCGAGGAGGTTCGTGCCACCGATGGTGAGCTTGGTCTCGAACTGATCACGCG is from Synoicihabitans lomoniglobus and encodes:
- a CDS encoding alpha/beta hydrolase family protein, which translates into the protein MFKSFIPFLLVSLIAATAFAQPIPAKRLARKPEFTNIQLSPNGQSIAYQRINDDDLISLEVLDLATGEKQGVAGTENYDVGGYSWVNDTQLAVILTKDKIYGVGLYVYDRDTGRLAAITEGGFGLVSIPRDRRNRVVARTGGDQGVLIEYTTSVDRKNKAFGSNFDPVKQTYPPPPAGRLRAYFADVTGEPVLAAVFKDGSERAYVLNREAETWSESGLDLETTPILAIAADRQLAWVARQTADGGSEIVHYDLAAGRFGEKVYQDSDYDLRGARLVLDRTGRTLRAIVYSRVRMHAVWFDDKLEQAHARISEALAGYDIVLVDRSRDEQRVIFAAVSSTEPGQYFLADLGTGAIQHIAASAPWLEGQPLSPTASFNYEARDGLQLQAYLTLPTGPKAQKPYPLMVLGHGGPWARDNWRFDPEVQFLASRGYAVLQPNYRGSTGFRAAVSLHDRFEFRKMHDDVTDAVRALVKGGIADPDQLGIMGASFGGYLAIAGAAWEPDLYRVAITNVGVFDWDMLISDSRRESYTSYHWLMKNIGNDPAKVAAFSPLKQVDDIRIPVFIAHGRQDIRVDISQSVRLERALKSNGTPHETYYEGDSAHGFAAAEAQAAYLEALDSFLIKYFPTNRAEVPVGTPESTD
- a CDS encoding TonB-dependent receptor plug domain-containing protein codes for the protein MNIRPFKGFAMPLALILGVTGSSVAYAQSTSGSTDSSEEEIVLEKFEVTGSRIKRLDAETPSPVVSLNAGSIEAMGFPTIADAVRALPFNNGQALTPTDSGTSFTPGVNSFNLRGLGNNGTLVLINGRRAVPYASPGFDGFQTVFDLNSIPDAAIESLDILKDGGSALYGSDAVAGVVNFRLKKNYVGAEASLQVGNFFDTGGLMKKAALSFGTVGRDTTMFTSISWEENDAVFSRDLSYSADADKTDLAAGYGRYEVNDGGVAAAGYDSIDEYIAAVGLTNPTDDGYWDNRSSRGFPGDVLTSSGRFTFASPTNNPDPANAIGGRNLYNYNETNGMFPPNQRFNIFTTIEHEINEHLRVFAELSFSRSEVVVYSAATPVDIETSLGLDPGDPLTIPAYNPYNPWNEDITNGRRRMVELPNRINDVTSDTPRFLVGIGGDFEAMGGFFEEWNWESGLMYSKNSVTNISRNAIPDYRMQQALNGLTLLGDGSLTWDPTTPQADRAYFNWFGLNGQNFVDFLAVANPNSSTIEYRGIDFRLDGPLLDLPAGQVGFALGGEHRAEDFEDIATDLNATGNILGGSEGTSSFGNRDLTAFYAEANIPLHEMLELQLAGRYEEYSDDGFDKKVRPKAAIKFRPFEWVIFRASYAESFKAPDLAYLYNSGTTTFSSNQIIDPVTQQQIDQIQVKSGGNPNLKPETTDTYYFGVSFEPEGRLEGLSVSVDYFNFQQSNQLAQLSDFFGYAEFLSEEFAGNPTFAGKVARDPATNQVLFIRDDYANISESEYKGYDFNIAYHWDTDTMGRFAAGVSATYLDSYTIDDSEQVGGYLTPKWNGNANLGWTYKDWSTSLFAVYRGERTRSLSFGNIFTADDELFLVYDVKAQITLNASVSYNGFEKTKLLLGVNNVLNEDPPLDGFDASGSTPGVNDLAPAFWYAKITREF